TAAGACAAGCACTCCTCCTCAAAATATAAAACCAATACAAAGAGAGGAGAATATGGACGAATTATTTGAAGTATTAGGTGTAAAAGATAAGGCTGAAGCAGTTGTTAAGATTGATTCTTTAACAACTCAAGTTACCGCTTTAAAAACAAAGAATCAGAAACTGGAAACAGAGGTTACTGAACTTAGAAAAGTTAATGTCGAAGCTAAAATCAATCAAGCTATTACAGAAGGTAAGATTACCCCGGCACAAAAAGACTTTGCCAGGACTTTAATCAATAAAGATGAAGCTTTGTTTAATGAGTTTGTTAAGAATGCGGGAAATAGTAAGTCAGACCTTACTCAGACAATTACACTGGGTGCAAATGCTGATGAAGAGTTAAGCTGGGAAGTATTGATGAAGGATCCTGAAAAAGCAGGTGAGCTCTATAACACTAATCCTAAGTTATACGAAGAACTAAGAAGTAAATACATGGAGGATAACAGATAATGTCACAAGCTGCTAACACAATTTATGGTGATTTAATCACTACCGAGACTCTGAATGCTATCAAGCGTAAGAGTCAAGACAACAGATATGCAATGAGCTATCTTTATGATGTTTCTAAGTTTGCTAAGAAAGGAATGAAGGTGATTCATGTTCCTTACATTACAACTGAGTCAGGGCAGACTGTTGCTCTTGGAGCTGCCTTTTCTGAGCCATCAGGTGCAGGAGAAGGTTCTATAGATTTAACTGTAGATCAAAAGGCAGGTAATCCTTTTATAATCCAGAGAGATACTGATTATCAGACTACAGTGAAAACATTGAAAGAAAAGTCTGCTGATGCTGGTTCTAACATCTTAACCAAAGAAGATGTTAATATCTTAACAGCTTTAATTGGAGCTATTCCTGCAGGACAAAAGGTTGATTTTGCAGGTCATGCAACTACAGCTAATAAGATTACTTTAGATGACTTCATTAATGCAAGAAAACATCTCAATGAACAGAATGCTCCTATTTCAGGCAGATTCTGTTTGATTGGACCTGAACATGAATCTCAATTGTTCAAAATTGACCAGTTCGTCTCTGCAGATAAAATTGGCCAACAAAGCAAAATGCCTATTCCTAATGGTTTGATAGGTAGATTAATGGGCTTTGATGTTATTCTATTAAATCATCTTCCAAAGGTAGATAAAACCGGTGTTATTAACTCTACTGCGTTAAAAAATGACAGTACTCCTGTTATTTTCGGACACAAGTATTGCTATATGTATGGTAATCAGTTAATGGAAACTCTATCAAGTACTAATGACTTGTCAGCTACAGACAGATATGTGCCTTATAGAACATTTGGTAGGGCTAAATTAGAAGACAGCTGGGTTTATCAGGTTTGTGATAAAACTACTGCAGACCCAACTTCATAAGGAGGTAGATTATGGCTAATACACCAGAAAAACCTAATTTAGATAGATTAATTATTGATTTTCATAAGCAGATAGCTGTGTTTAATCATGGCTCTTGCTGGTTGGGAGATGGAGCTTTTGATGATATTAAGGATATACCGGCAGAGGTTCTGTTAAACCAAAAAGATTTTGGGCTGTTTTTAAATTCTACTTTTGATGAGATTTCCGATCTGGGAGAGAATCCAGGTAAAGAAGAATCTAAGGTAGCTAAGTTTAAAACAACTAATTTCCTAATTGAAGGCAAGCGTTCTAACACTATCGAACTGACTTTAATAGGTCTTAATCAGGCTAGAAAAGACTGGCTTGAAACTCAGTTAAATAAAGAGATTAGGACCATTGCTTTATTGTCAGCTGATAAGGCAAACTGTTTAGTCTTTAATGCCATGAGATGGAGCTATGAAAGAAGTAATGAGTTTAATGGCTTATATACAGCTACAATAAGCACTGAGTTCTCCGGACCTACTAAGGATAGGTATTTTATCATAGATGGTATCCCTGAAACTGCTGTGTAAATCAGTAAGGAGAAGAGATGTCAGTATGCGAACACCACGAGAGCTTAGTAGGAGATATTAAAGATATCAAAAAGAAGTTAGATGGAAACGGAAGACCTGGGATATTAGAGAGATTAAGCAGAGTGGAAACTAAGCTAAATATAGTCATCTGGTTGAACGGGTTAATGGCCGGGATAATGATAGCAAGTGTTTTGAAACCGATAATAGGGTAGCCCCTAAATCCCCTGCCCCTAAATCCCCTGAAGGGGGCTTTGATAGGGGACTTTGAAAGAGGGGAATAAAAAAGGAGAATAAAAAAGGAGAATAGATGAGTGAATTACTAAATCATCCTGCAGTAGTATCTGCAATAAGTGTGGTAGTAACAATGATTATCATAGGAGTAGTTTATCTGATTAGAAAGAAGATGCTTTCAATCGATACTGTACTTCCTACAGTGCAAAGAGTAATAGAAGCGATACTGGGTGCTTCCAGGTATGAACATCCGGCATTACAAATAGAGAAGGAAATTAAAAATATTCCTTCAGCTGAAATGGCTAAATTAGCTAAGAAACTGGCAACGGATAATCCTGTGCAGAAAGTATATGATATAGTAACAGAACCTGCCAGACGAGCGGGAGAGCAAGACGGTTCCGGATGGTTAAAGAACTTAGCTACCGGATTAGGTCGAACGGCTATGACAGGGCTTGCTCAGGGATTAGCTAAGAAGCTGTTTTAGTGTATGTAAATTAATAGAATGCCTGCAAGATGCAGGCGTTCCCAGTGATATAATGGAGAAATAAAACATTCGAGAGTAGTATAATAGGATGGGTAGGTGGAAAGAGACTTTTAAGAAAAAGGATCATTCCACTTATCCCAAAACATAACTGGTACTGTGAGCCATTTGGTGGAGCAGGTTGGATTTTATTTGCTAAAAGCAATGATGCGAAAGATTGGAAAATAGATAATAAACCGAATTACCGAGAGATATTTAATGATATTAATGGTGATTTGATAAACTTCTGGAGATATATTAAATACCATCCGGATGCTTTTCATAAGGAGTTAGAACAATACATGGCTTCCAGAGAACTTTTTAAAGAAATGATTGAAATGAAAGCAAGAACAGACTTAGAAAGAGCTGTATTCTTTTATTATAAGCTGTCTTGTTCTTTTGGTGGTTTATCTCGTTCATTTGCTTTAAGAGGTGGTTCTAACATTATCCCTTTATTCAATAAGGATAGAGTTGAAAAAGCTTCTAAGAGGCTGGCTAATGTAGTAATAGATAACCTTAGCTTTGAGAAGGTGATCACTAAGTATGACAGGGATTTTACCTTCTTCTATGTAGATCCTCCTTACTATGATAAAGAGGATGTTTATGACAGAGACTCTGTAGATTCTTTTACTCAGCATAAGGAACTTAGAGAGCTTCTGGGGAAGGTAAAAGGTAAATGGCTTTTATCTTATAATGATCATCCTAAAGTAAGAGAGTTGTATAAAGGTTATGATATCCAGGAGGCTGAAACACTTTATTCTCTATCAGGGAAAACAATACCAAAGACAGAGATTCTGATAAAGAACTATTAAACAAGGGCAGACTGCGGTCTGCCTCATCATTTAAGGAGAACGCAATGATGAAACATGTAAAAGCTGAATGCAAAGAATTAGTAAGAAAGATGTTAATAAGGCATGAAGGGCTAAGACTTAAACCTTATCGTTGTAGTGCAGGTAAGCTGACTATTGGTGTTGGCCGAAACCTGGAAGATAAGGGAATAAGAGAAGTTGAAGCTTATTATATGCTTGATAATGATATTGATGAAGTAACCGGCAGTCTTAAAAAGAAATATGACTGGTTTGAGAGACTTAATGAAGTTAGAAAGGCAGTAGTTATCAATATGGCTTTTAACCTGGGAGTCCTCGGATTTGGAGCATTTAGGAAGACTATTGCTTTGATTGAGTCCGGGCAATATGAAGAAGCAAGTAGAGAGATGCTGAGATCGAAATGGGCAATTCAGGTAGGTTATAGAGCAAGAGAATTGGCTGAGATGATGAGAAGTGGAGAAGAACTCCACTGTCCGACAGAAGAAGACTTTCACACAAATTAACACGAATTAAAGCGAATTAGCACGAATTTTAAGAAGAAATAAAAGGGAAAAATGAAGATGCCAGCAGGGATGCTGGCGCTCCCAGTAAAAATAAGGAGATAAGATGAAGATATATACAAATATAAATGTATTAAGAAAATTACAGGCTGTTTTGCAGGAGATGGGTTTAGAGAGTGTCTTAACAGGTGGAGAACTAAAAGATGTTACTATTGGTAATGTGATTAATCAGCTTCTAAACGAAGGAAAAGCAGTTGAAATAATGCAAATAATCACAAGAGATGAAGAGACTGATTTTAATGAAAAGCCATTGAAAGAGATTAAGGAGATTATTAGCTCTTTTTTTACCGATATTCTCGAATTGTTTCCCGAATCAGTGTTAAAAAAACTGAAAGTAGCAGTAGAGCAGGAATAAACCCTGATGTTTTTACTGAATATATCTATGTTCTTAAAAGGTTAAGCTTGTGGGATCCAAATTTGGAGATTGATGAAGCATTTAAACTACTTGAGATACATCATAAGAGTGAGAGCCCCTAAATCCCCTAAAGGGGACTTAGTGAGTGAAGAGTTAAGAGTGAAGATAAGACCACCCCGTCTTGGAAATACCAAGCCACCCCTCCACGAGAGGGGAATTGGAGATGCCGACAGGATGCTGGCGTTCCCAGTATTTATTGTCTAAAGATGGTGTTATATAAAGAATTAACTTTATCTTCAAGAGTAGTCTTTGGTTTCTTTCTCCATTTGGCTTCCCATTTCATAACCAGTATAACTAAAGCAATTGCTATTGCATAAACTAAAAATATTAAGTATTCCATATATTTACCTCTAACAATAAAATAAGTGAGAGATGAAAGATGTCAAGTAAATTAAACTATGTTCTCGATATTAAGATGAGTGAAGTGATAAATAACTTCAGTAAACTTGATGAGAAGATTAATAGTGTATTAAGTAAGCTAAGAGACCCTTTAAAGCTGGGAGTTGATACTAAAAGTGCTGAGAATAGTATTGAAGATACTAAGGGAAGTATGGATTCTCTTGAAGATAAAAGTGTATCAATAACAGCTGATGGAGAAGATGCTGTAGCTGAAAGTGAAGATACCAAGAATGAGATAGAAAAAGTACCTGATAATAAACATACTAGGTTTACAGGTGATAATAATAATATGTTAGCTTCTATTACTGGTATTACTTTGGCTTTAGGTGGCATTGTTATGGCTTATAATAGAGTTAAATCTATGTTAGGTGAATACATTAATCTTTCTAATATTCAAGAGACGGCGGAAAGGTCTTTAGTAGCTGCATTAAAAGTAAAAGGGCAAGCTACTGAAGAAGAAATTGAACGCTTAAAAAACTATGCTTCTGAGATACAAAATTTAACTATTATTGGAGATGAGCAGTCTTTAAGTCTTTTAACCCTGGCTACAAATATGGGAATTGCATCAGAGAAAAGAGATGAAGCATTAAGAGGATCAATTGGATTGGCTGAAGCTTTTGCTGCTGCCGGGCTTTCTCAAGAGACAGCAATGAAAGGAATCGCTCTTGCCTACGAAGGTAACTTTACACAATTACAAAGATATATCCCTGCCTTACAGAGTGCTCAAAGTGAAAGTGATAAGATGGCTATATTACAAAAAGCAATGGCAGATGGCTTTGAACAAGCTAAGGATAAAACAAAGACAGGTGCAGGAGCTTTAGAGCAATTCAGTAATTTAGTGGGAGATTTGAAAGAGAAGGTTGGAGATGTAATTAAGGCCGCTTTGGTTCCTTTGGTGGGACTAATGTCTGAATTAGTGACTGTGATGAATGAGCACCCCAGGATATTTGGTTTGGTTGTGGCAAGTCTTGGAGGATTAGCAATTGCTGTGGGAGTCTTAATGTTAAAGCAGATAGCTTATAATGCTCTTTTGGCAATAACTGCTGCTTTGTCCGGTAATTGGATAGGATTAGCTGCTGCTGCGGTTGTTGGAGTAGGAGCTTGGGCAGTTGGTAATCAGATTTTAGCATCTTCTCAAGATGGTGTTAATGCTTCCCTGGGAGAAAGCAATAAGCTTTTAGGTTTATATATAAAAAAATGGGAGGATAGTAGTGTTGCAAGTCTATTATCTGAAGAAATAAGACTCTTCAGGGAAAGAAGAATGCTACAGAAAGAAATTAGTGAAGCTAGTGACGAAGCTTGGAAAAAAGAGCTTGAAGGGCTTTTAGAGCTTAATAAGCAAGAACAAGAATATATAACTCAAAAAATAAATGGAATTGAAGCAGAAACAGCAGAAAAACAAGAGAAAAACCAAGAGTATTTAGCTTGGAAAGCTCAACAAGATGAACTGGCCAGATTAGAAGAAAAGGAAAGAATTCAAGCTGAAA
The sequence above is drawn from the Maridesulfovibrio ferrireducens genome and encodes:
- a CDS encoding DNA adenine methylase, which gives rise to MGWVGGKRLLRKRIIPLIPKHNWYCEPFGGAGWILFAKSNDAKDWKIDNKPNYREIFNDINGDLINFWRYIKYHPDAFHKELEQYMASRELFKEMIEMKARTDLERAVFFYYKLSCSFGGLSRSFALRGGSNIIPLFNKDRVEKASKRLANVVIDNLSFEKVITKYDRDFTFFYVDPPYYDKEDVYDRDSVDSFTQHKELRELLGKVKGKWLLSYNDHPKVRELYKGYDIQEAETLYSLSGKTIPKTEILIKNY